One region of Dokdonia sp. 4H-3-7-5 genomic DNA includes:
- a CDS encoding alpha/beta fold hydrolase: MTINHKGASIFYTDQGKGTPVILLHGFLGNHMMWDHFLSVLCDHHRVICIDLLGHGFSESVGYVHSMEEMAAAVAAVANQLALKKITIIGHSMGGYVGIAFAKAYPEFVSKLCLLNSTPEPDDDARKKLRSRANVMAKKQYEQLVRMSFINLFDKKASTNHTTEIKYALELALNTPVQGYIAANSGMKDRPDSSEFWKTTAITTGMILGNSDLLIDAETHKISYKKSTNFFSIIESGHMSHITNATETINNILDFLSASSST, encoded by the coding sequence ATGACTATTAACCACAAAGGTGCTTCCATATTTTATACAGATCAAGGAAAAGGAACACCCGTAATCTTACTACACGGATTCTTAGGAAATCACATGATGTGGGATCATTTCCTTAGCGTTTTGTGTGATCACCACCGCGTCATCTGCATTGACTTATTAGGCCATGGATTTTCAGAGTCTGTAGGTTATGTTCATAGTATGGAAGAAATGGCTGCTGCAGTTGCTGCTGTCGCAAATCAGCTAGCGCTTAAAAAAATTACGATAATAGGACACTCCATGGGAGGTTATGTGGGTATCGCTTTCGCGAAAGCGTATCCAGAATTTGTATCAAAATTATGTCTTCTTAACTCCACTCCAGAACCTGATGACGACGCTAGAAAAAAATTGAGATCACGAGCAAATGTGATGGCAAAAAAACAATATGAACAACTTGTTAGAATGTCATTTATAAATCTTTTTGACAAAAAAGCAAGTACGAATCATACGACAGAAATAAAGTATGCACTTGAACTAGCGCTTAATACACCTGTGCAAGGATATATTGCTGCAAATTCTGGAATGAAAGATAGACCAGACAGTTCTGAGTTTTGGAAAACAACTGCTATCACAACGGGAATGATTTTAGGAAATTCTGATTTGCTCATTGATGCAGAAACTCATAAAATAAGTTATAAGAAGTCTACAAATTTCTTTTCTATCATAGAAAGCGGACATATGTCACATATTACTAATGCTACAGAGACTATTAATAATATACTTGACTTTCTATCTGCCTCGTCTAGCACTTGA
- the brnQ gene encoding branched-chain amino acid transport system II carrier protein produces MRMTKQTFITAFALFSLFFGAGNLILPSFLGYNAGSSWLFVLAGFLISAVVVPILAIYGHARLQGTLIDFAKKVSPLFALLYTIVVYAISIALPGPRTASVTYEMAIAPYFEISSWLWSTIYFGLVLLFVLNRSKMMDLVGKYLTPAILIILALVIGIGIFGEYEPMRASIFDSTLTSGILEGYQTFDAIGGVVVGGVIVISLGFKEGSSRAKQRLLTRAGIIAGIGLLLIYGGLIYLGALRSGGIEMTDRTALLNLLSTDTLGVIGTKVLAVLVSLACFTTAVGIVTGTADFVKGILGNSQVAYTITAILGAILGVVMGQLDVNSIIIVAVPALMFIYPITIVLILLNAMPRRWTAPVVFRAVVIATILFSAPDFWASVGFGDQMKVLQEMIPLGTVSLGWLLPAVVTYIMVSAITLSRKRTI; encoded by the coding sequence ATGAGAATGACCAAACAAACCTTCATCACAGCCTTTGCTTTATTTTCTCTTTTTTTCGGTGCAGGTAACTTAATCTTGCCATCCTTTCTAGGTTATAATGCCGGGAGCTCTTGGTTATTTGTGCTGGCAGGTTTTCTTATTTCGGCGGTGGTAGTGCCTATTCTTGCAATTTACGGCCATGCAAGACTGCAAGGAACGTTGATTGATTTTGCAAAAAAAGTTTCACCACTCTTTGCGCTTCTATATACAATTGTTGTTTATGCTATTTCTATCGCATTGCCGGGCCCGCGTACTGCCTCTGTGACTTATGAGATGGCAATTGCTCCCTATTTTGAAATTTCTAGTTGGCTGTGGAGTACGATATACTTTGGATTAGTCCTGTTATTTGTGCTTAATAGATCTAAGATGATGGATCTAGTAGGTAAATATCTTACTCCTGCTATTCTCATTATTTTGGCATTGGTGATTGGTATTGGGATATTTGGAGAGTATGAGCCTATGCGTGCATCAATTTTTGATAGTACGCTCACTAGCGGAATCTTAGAAGGTTATCAAACTTTTGATGCCATAGGTGGAGTGGTTGTAGGAGGAGTGATCGTGATTTCTCTTGGTTTTAAAGAGGGCTCCAGTAGAGCAAAGCAACGTTTATTAACTAGAGCAGGAATCATTGCAGGTATAGGATTGTTACTAATATATGGAGGACTTATCTATCTAGGCGCTCTAAGAAGTGGTGGTATAGAGATGACAGATCGTACGGCACTTCTCAACCTTCTTAGTACAGATACATTAGGAGTTATAGGTACTAAGGTGCTGGCTGTTTTAGTGAGTTTAGCTTGCTTTACAACGGCTGTAGGAATCGTAACAGGAACTGCAGATTTTGTAAAAGGAATCCTAGGGAACTCGCAAGTAGCTTATACCATCACAGCAATTCTAGGAGCCATACTTGGTGTTGTAATGGGGCAACTAGATGTAAATTCTATCATTATAGTTGCTGTACCAGCACTTATGTTTATTTACCCTATCACTATCGTGTTAATATTACTTAACGCAATGCCTAGAAGGTGGACGGCACCAGTTGTGTTTAGAGCAGTAGTAATTGCTACTATACTCTTTAGCGCACCAGATTTTTGGGCCTCTGTAGGTTTTGGTGACCAGATGAAAGTGCTGCAGGAAATGATTCCGCTAGGCACCGTAAGTTTAGGTTGGTTATTACCTGCTGTGGTGACTTATATAATGGTGAGTGCTATTACGCTTTCGCGAAAGCGTACCATCTAA